From the genome of Candidatus Kaelpia imicola, one region includes:
- a CDS encoding ABC transporter ATP-binding protein translates to MKVLEIKDLKIDFKKRNSFMSVVQGLDLNISESEIVGIAGESGSGKTISTLALADLLPDGNSRMSYKSYRIKSNKVDKKQIPYFRGRLISYIFQDPIPSLDPMFTIRYQLKEILKVGSRKKVDDKTMDKLLLDVGLKDRERVLASYPHQLSGGMAQRVAIAFALGSNSKILVADEPTTALDAHIKKGILDLLKKLRDERGLSIFFISHDLEQTFYIADRIYIFYAGSIMEYAKSSVIKRKPLHPYTRALLDCIPRRGIEELKQIRGKSPDFSSLPKGCLFYPRCPYAMDICQKKRPPLIEVNKGHFLSCFKEKI, encoded by the coding sequence ATGAAAGTATTAGAGATAAAAGATTTAAAGATTGATTTTAAAAAAAGAAACTCTTTTATGAGTGTAGTTCAGGGTTTAGATCTAAATATCTCAGAATCTGAAATTGTTGGGATTGCAGGTGAGTCTGGATCTGGCAAAACTATATCTACTTTGGCTTTAGCCGATCTATTGCCAGATGGAAATTCCAGGATGAGCTACAAGAGTTATAGGATAAAATCTAATAAGGTGGACAAAAAACAGATCCCTTATTTTAGAGGCAGGCTTATATCTTATATCTTCCAGGATCCGATACCAAGCCTTGATCCTATGTTTACAATAAGATATCAGTTAAAAGAGATATTAAAAGTGGGTTCTAGGAAAAAAGTAGATGATAAGACGATGGACAAGCTACTCTTAGATGTGGGGTTAAAAGATAGAGAGCGAGTACTTGCGTCTTATCCTCATCAGTTATCCGGAGGTATGGCTCAGCGTGTAGCAATTGCATTTGCGCTTGGGTCTAACTCTAAAATATTGGTTGCAGATGAACCTACTACAGCACTTGATGCCCATATTAAAAAAGGTATCCTGGATCTACTTAAAAAACTAAGAGATGAAAGAGGTCTAAGTATCTTTTTTATCTCTCACGACTTAGAGCAGACTTTCTATATTGCAGATAGAATCTATATTTTCTATGCTGGCTCTATAATGGAATACGCTAAGAGCAGCGTGATAAAGAGAAAACCTCTCCATCCTTATACGCGTGCTTTACTTGATTGCATACCCAGAAGAGGTATAGAAGAACTTAAGCAGATTAGAGGTAAGAGCCCTGATTTTAGCAGTCTTCCCAAGGGTTGCCTCTTTTATCCCCGCTGCCCTTATGCGATGGATATCTGTCAAAAAAAGAGGCCGCCTTTAATCGAAGTAAATAAAGGTCATTTCTTGAGTTGTTTTAAAGAGAAAATATGA